Proteins encoded in a region of the Alphaproteobacteria bacterium genome:
- a CDS encoding Asp/Glu racemase encodes MTDVLGYRAKIGLMLPFTNTIVQPECEAITPAGVTNHTARIPNRPRPTDSDEAYRKAMEAGAVGTEEVIDRLTPAATDLILLGHSIDSFQGGLDGATALQERLTRHAAICPVLVPSLALKAAVEKLVAPGCRVSVLTPYLKPGGDQACGFMESAGFKVIRRKDFRCQTALDIAAVTEDESRAAIHELDGADVDAIVQCGTNLPFQRVAAEAEFFLGKPVLSINTASYWAALRHLGIDDKIRGFGTLLERF; translated from the coding sequence ATGACCGACGTACTCGGCTACCGCGCCAAGATTGGCCTAATGCTGCCCTTCACTAACACGATCGTGCAACCCGAGTGCGAGGCGATCACCCCTGCCGGTGTGACCAACCACACCGCGCGCATTCCCAACCGACCGCGGCCCACCGACAGCGACGAGGCCTACCGTAAGGCAATGGAGGCTGGCGCCGTCGGTACCGAGGAGGTGATCGACCGGCTTACCCCGGCGGCGACCGATCTCATCCTACTGGGTCACTCGATCGATTCATTCCAGGGCGGGCTCGATGGCGCGACCGCCTTGCAGGAGCGTCTGACCCGACACGCCGCCATTTGTCCGGTTCTGGTCCCCTCCCTGGCGCTAAAGGCTGCGGTGGAGAAACTGGTTGCCCCCGGGTGCCGCGTCTCGGTGCTCACCCCCTATCTCAAGCCAGGCGGCGACCAAGCCTGTGGGTTCATGGAAAGCGCCGGTTTCAAGGTGATCCGGCGCAAGGACTTCCGCTGCCAAACGGCGCTCGACATCGCGGCTGTGACCGAAGACGAGAGTCGCGCGGCGATCCACGAGCTCGACGGCGCCGATGTCGATGCCATCGTCCAATGCGGCACCAATTTGCCGTTCCAACGGGTAGCGGCGGAGGCCGAGTTCTTCCTCGGCAAACCTGTCCTCTCGATCAACACCGCGAGCTACTGGGCCGCGCTCCGGCACCTCGGAATCGACGACAAGATCCGCGGCTTCGGCACGCTGCTAGAACGGTTCTGA
- a CDS encoding alpha/beta hydrolase, which translates to MTMRRGYADTRYGQVHYREAGEGPPLLLLHATPRSARVYAKLIPLLANGYRVIAPDTLGFGNSDPLPQAVTMDMLADSMADLIETLGLGKAAVFGLHTGNKVGAALAANWPDLVSHFICCGMTHSIVVEREKRDGAIKEIVEKYFAAESDAPDGSPLLRGWARTYRALAETWWGPRVVDANPLTTAHFEETQDEALDRIQARAAFDAVYRANFGFDLAAAMARLTVPTLVVELATPGEDHLGRQAAAVVALVPTAQAVTFENTDRDILEREPEKLAAAILGFLRK; encoded by the coding sequence ATGACGATGCGGCGCGGCTACGCCGATACCCGTTACGGCCAAGTACATTACCGGGAAGCGGGAGAGGGGCCCCCGCTATTGTTGCTGCACGCAACGCCGCGCTCGGCCCGGGTCTACGCCAAGCTGATCCCGCTGCTTGCCAACGGCTACCGTGTCATCGCACCCGACACCCTAGGCTTCGGGAATTCCGATCCGTTGCCTCAGGCGGTCACCATGGACATGTTGGCTGACAGCATGGCCGACTTGATCGAGACTCTCGGATTGGGCAAAGCGGCTGTATTTGGATTGCATACCGGCAACAAGGTGGGCGCGGCCCTGGCCGCGAATTGGCCCGACTTGGTCTCGCACTTCATCTGTTGCGGCATGACCCATAGCATTGTGGTCGAGCGGGAGAAACGCGACGGGGCGATCAAGGAAATCGTCGAAAAGTACTTCGCCGCCGAATCCGACGCGCCGGATGGATCGCCTCTGCTGCGGGGGTGGGCGCGGACCTACCGGGCGCTTGCCGAAACCTGGTGGGGCCCCCGCGTCGTCGATGCGAATCCTCTGACGACCGCGCACTTCGAGGAAACCCAGGACGAGGCGCTTGACCGCATCCAAGCCCGCGCCGCGTTCGATGCCGTTTACCGCGCCAATTTCGGCTTCGACCTCGCCGCCGCTATGGCCCGGTTGACCGTACCGACGCTCGTCGTCGAACTCGCAACCCCAGGCGAGGATCATCTCGGTCGCCAGGCCGCCGCCGTGGTCGCCCTCGTCCCGACCGCCCAGGCCGTAACTTTCGAGAATACCGACCGAGACATCCTCGAACGCGAGCCTGAAAAACTCGCCGCCGCGATTCTGGGCTTCCTCCGCAAATAG
- a CDS encoding DUF6152 family protein codes for MRAFVLAVAIAAGLLMHGGGALAHHGWSWTTGGNIDLTGVIKSVRLGNPHGRLEVDVEGEVWVIEVGQPWRNERAGLKDGDLADGVEIRIIGEPSADTGERRLKAERLYLGGREYELYPQRD; via the coding sequence ATGAGAGCGTTCGTTCTTGCGGTCGCTATAGCTGCAGGTCTTCTGATGCACGGCGGCGGCGCACTCGCCCATCACGGTTGGTCGTGGACGACCGGCGGAAACATCGACCTCACCGGCGTCATCAAATCGGTCCGCTTGGGAAACCCGCACGGTCGTCTGGAAGTCGACGTGGAGGGCGAGGTCTGGGTGATTGAAGTCGGACAGCCCTGGCGCAACGAGCGCGCCGGCCTCAAAGACGGCGATCTGGCGGACGGTGTCGAGATTCGGATCATCGGCGAGCCGTCGGCCGATACCGGCGAAAGGCGCCTGAAAGCCGAACGGCTCTATCTCGGCGGTCGAGAATACGAGCTTTACCCGCAACGCGACTGA
- a CDS encoding DUF2214 domain-containing protein, giving the protein MEQTLAALEAVVLVETLRTSRWLYAAFSAAHIAAIGLLFGATVPLALRFLGLWSGIPREAVVRVLVPMATLGFVLAILSGLLLFSVRAREYADVGVFQVKLLLIAAGVLSAVAAHTNHGLWLRAASRRSLSVHALVSLVCWSGALICGRLIAFADT; this is encoded by the coding sequence TTGGAGCAGACCCTAGCCGCCCTCGAAGCGGTCGTCCTGGTCGAAACGCTTCGAACCTCCCGGTGGCTCTACGCCGCCTTCAGCGCGGCACATATTGCAGCCATCGGCCTGCTGTTCGGCGCAACGGTCCCGTTGGCGTTGCGGTTTCTCGGCCTCTGGTCGGGAATCCCGCGCGAGGCGGTCGTGCGTGTGCTCGTGCCCATGGCGACCCTCGGCTTTGTCCTCGCCATCTTGAGCGGGCTGCTCCTGTTCTCGGTGCGTGCCCGTGAATACGCCGATGTAGGGGTTTTCCAAGTCAAGCTTCTGTTGATCGCTGCCGGTGTACTCTCCGCGGTGGCTGCACATACAAACCACGGGCTGTGGTTGCGCGCGGCAAGCCGCCGGAGCCTTAGTGTCCATGCGTTGGTTTCGCTGGTTTGCTGGTCCGGTGCGTTGATCTGCGGACGGCTGATCGCGTTCGCAGACACCTAA
- a CDS encoding aminotransferase class IV translates to MADEPVIYIDGAYKPLSQANISVLDQGFLLGDAVFDVVSAWKGNLFRLDAHLERFEDSLRATRLNPSLDRAGWRDAIIETARRNKLRDANIRFIATRGVSKQVIADPRDNQPTEIVWAAPYVFLADDAGRANGIRLMISHLRGFRPDTLDPRYKCVDRLHFQLAKIEALEAGYDDVIWLDQNGHVAEGPASNIFVVKRGVLHTPGEGVLRGITRQVFLDLAARAGVPVRECNISAFDLFTADEIFTTSTAGGALPIREVSGRPLAGEVAGPITKKLDGLYWAMRESGEDGTPIYD, encoded by the coding sequence GTGGCAGATGAACCCGTAATCTACATCGACGGTGCCTATAAGCCGCTCAGCCAAGCGAATATCTCGGTCCTCGACCAGGGGTTCTTGCTGGGCGATGCCGTGTTCGACGTCGTGTCGGCGTGGAAGGGGAACCTGTTTCGGTTGGATGCGCATCTCGAACGTTTCGAAGATTCGTTGCGCGCGACCCGGCTCAACCCGTCGCTCGACCGGGCAGGCTGGCGCGACGCGATAATCGAAACGGCGCGGCGCAACAAGCTACGCGACGCAAACATTCGCTTTATCGCAACCCGCGGCGTTTCCAAGCAGGTCATCGCCGATCCGCGCGACAATCAACCGACCGAAATTGTGTGGGCCGCGCCCTACGTGTTCCTTGCCGACGATGCCGGCCGAGCCAACGGCATCCGCCTGATGATCAGTCATCTGCGCGGGTTCAGGCCCGACACGCTCGACCCGCGTTACAAGTGCGTGGATCGGCTGCATTTCCAGTTGGCCAAGATCGAGGCGCTCGAGGCGGGATACGACGACGTGATCTGGCTGGACCAGAACGGGCATGTCGCCGAGGGGCCGGCGTCGAATATTTTCGTGGTCAAACGCGGCGTCCTACACACACCGGGCGAGGGCGTGCTGCGGGGGATTACGCGCCAGGTCTTCCTCGATCTCGCCGCGCGCGCCGGGGTTCCGGTACGGGAATGCAATATTTCAGCGTTCGACCTTTTCACCGCCGATGAAATTTTTACAACCAGTACGGCGGGCGGTGCCTTGCCGATTCGCGAAGTCTCGGGCCGTCCCCTGGCCGGAGAGGTGGCGGGGCCGATCACCAAGAAACTCGACGGGTTGTATTGGGCGATGCGGGAGTCGGGTGAGGACGGTACGCCGATCTACGACTGA
- a CDS encoding N,N-dimethylformamidase, whose translation MLKILGYPDRFSVRPGETIRFMVSSELGGHYTADFVRIVHGDVNPDGPGYKEIEVKGPSSGTYSSRIQQVHPGSSVVVADHPKLANLSSFHVQCMVWPTLPTRGEQGLIAKWSPDRGGFALILDETGAPALRLGNGDGGVQTVSTGTPLIAREWYRLDASFDADKRKVVLRQIPLFDHPSTAARTRTEKRVDVVPILDNGAPLTIGAWFERTEGARVITAGHYDGKIDAPRLLRRPFNDTEAEALAAASSPNLAASVHPSPVAAFVADIVAAWDFSQGIESTRVHDVAANRLDGTLKNLPTRAAKGHNWTGEEMNWRHRPDQYGAIHFHHDDLYDAGWEPDFELTVPADWRSGSYAARLTCGAHEEYIPFFVIPPRGRPGAKLAFLVPTASYMAYANEHLLMSGEASSGLGRLAVFTARDMYVNEHREIGYSLYDYHADGSGVCYSSRLRPVINMRPKYQFGAGMVGSSLHQYNADTHIIDWLEAMGHAFDVITDEDLHNEGMELLSGYRAVMTGTHPEYYSTAMLDALHAFKNQGGRLIYMGGNGFYWRIAFHQDLPGVIEVRRAEGGIRTWMAEPGEYYHSFTGEYGGIWLRQGRPPQTLCGVGFTAQGFDISAPYKPTPDSRDPRAAFIFDGIPEGAPIGDTGLVGGAAGGFELDRADRRHGTPPHALVLATTMGGHTDTFLVVPEELHITAANITGTSSPLVRADMVFYETPGGGAVFSTGSIAFAGSLSPNGYRNNASRMIDNVVRRFVDDAAFVAP comes from the coding sequence ATGCTCAAGATACTTGGCTATCCGGATCGGTTTAGCGTAAGGCCCGGCGAAACCATCCGCTTCATGGTCTCCAGTGAACTCGGCGGCCACTACACCGCGGACTTCGTGCGCATCGTTCACGGCGACGTCAACCCCGATGGACCCGGGTACAAAGAGATCGAGGTTAAGGGGCCTTCTTCCGGGACCTATTCGAGCCGGATTCAACAGGTCCATCCGGGGTCGTCCGTAGTGGTGGCGGACCACCCGAAGCTTGCGAACCTGTCGAGTTTTCACGTTCAATGTATGGTCTGGCCGACGTTGCCGACGCGGGGCGAACAGGGCTTGATCGCCAAATGGTCGCCCGATCGCGGCGGCTTCGCCCTGATCCTCGACGAGACCGGCGCCCCGGCGCTGCGGCTCGGCAACGGCGATGGCGGTGTGCAAACGGTGTCGACCGGGACGCCGCTGATCGCGCGCGAATGGTATCGCCTCGACGCAAGCTTCGATGCCGACAAGCGCAAGGTTGTTCTGCGCCAAATCCCGCTCTTCGACCATCCAAGTACGGCAGCGCGCACGCGAACAGAGAAGCGGGTCGACGTCGTGCCAATTCTCGACAACGGTGCGCCGCTGACGATCGGCGCGTGGTTCGAGCGTACCGAGGGCGCGCGCGTCATCACGGCAGGCCACTACGACGGAAAAATAGACGCGCCTCGATTGCTGCGCCGACCCTTCAACGATACCGAGGCCGAAGCCCTCGCGGCGGCGTCTTCGCCCAACCTCGCGGCCAGCGTTCACCCGTCGCCGGTTGCGGCCTTCGTGGCCGATATCGTCGCGGCGTGGGATTTCTCGCAAGGCATCGAGTCGACCCGCGTGCACGACGTTGCGGCAAATCGACTCGACGGTACCCTGAAAAACCTGCCTACCCGCGCCGCCAAAGGCCACAATTGGACCGGCGAGGAGATGAACTGGCGTCATCGCCCCGATCAGTATGGTGCCATCCATTTCCATCACGACGATCTCTACGACGCCGGCTGGGAACCCGACTTCGAACTCACGGTGCCGGCGGATTGGCGCAGCGGCTCGTATGCGGCGCGCCTGACTTGCGGCGCCCACGAGGAGTACATCCCATTTTTCGTTATCCCGCCGCGCGGCCGGCCGGGCGCAAAACTCGCGTTCCTCGTCCCGACCGCGAGCTATATGGCGTATGCCAACGAGCATCTGCTGATGAGCGGGGAGGCTTCGTCGGGCCTTGGCCGCCTCGCTGTGTTCACCGCCCGTGACATGTATGTGAACGAACACCGCGAGATCGGCTATTCGCTCTACGACTATCACGCCGACGGAAGCGGCGTATGTTACTCCTCGCGCCTGCGTCCGGTCATCAACATGAGGCCCAAGTACCAGTTCGGTGCGGGCATGGTCGGCTCGAGTTTGCACCAATACAACGCCGATACGCATATCATCGACTGGCTGGAGGCTATGGGCCACGCCTTCGATGTGATTACCGACGAGGATCTGCACAACGAAGGTATGGAGCTGTTGTCCGGCTACCGCGCCGTCATGACCGGCACCCATCCTGAGTACTATTCGACCGCGATGCTCGACGCTCTGCATGCCTTCAAGAATCAGGGCGGGCGATTGATCTATATGGGCGGCAACGGTTTCTATTGGCGTATTGCGTTTCACCAGGACCTGCCCGGCGTGATCGAAGTGCGCCGCGCCGAAGGCGGGATACGCACCTGGATGGCTGAACCGGGCGAGTACTACCACAGCTTCACGGGCGAGTACGGCGGCATATGGTTGCGCCAGGGCAGGCCACCCCAAACCCTCTGCGGTGTCGGATTCACGGCGCAGGGTTTCGATATCTCCGCGCCGTACAAGCCGACGCCCGATAGCCGCGATCCGCGGGCGGCTTTCATCTTTGACGGTATTCCCGAGGGCGCCCCGATCGGCGACACGGGACTTGTTGGCGGCGCCGCCGGGGGGTTCGAGCTCGACCGGGCCGACCGCCGCCACGGCACCCCGCCGCATGCCCTGGTGTTGGCAACGACGATGGGCGGTCATACCGACACCTTTCTGGTCGTGCCCGAAGAGTTGCACATCACCGCGGCCAATATCACCGGCACCTCGAGTCCGTTGGTCCGGGCGGACATGGTGTTCTATGAAACGCCGGGTGGCGGGGCGGTGTTCTCGACCGGTTCGATCGCCTTTGCCGGATCGTTGTCGCCCAACGGATACCGCAACAACGCGTCGCGGATGATCGACAACGTGGTCCGACGGTTCGTCGATGACGCGGCCTTCGTCGCGCCCTAG
- a CDS encoding enoyl-CoA hydratase, producing MTAAPALINEPVLLRDTWDDGIVCLTLNRPNAANSLSHALVDALHTAFLDLANDDAVRVIVLAGAGKHFCAGHDLTESIAAAKDPASKREANIAASEMVMAINRCPKPVIARIQGVATAAGCQLAASCDLVFASTAAKFATPGVNIGLWCLAPQVAVSRAIAPKHAMQMLLTGKMIDADTAVRFGLVNEAVAPEALDERILEIAREIASKSSGAVAMGKESFYRQLAMDVPEAYAMVDELIYRAIQTEDAQEGISAFLEKRQPVWKGRNA from the coding sequence ATGACAGCGGCGCCGGCACTGATCAACGAACCGGTTCTATTGCGCGATACCTGGGACGACGGCATCGTTTGCCTCACGCTAAACCGTCCCAACGCCGCCAACAGCCTCAGTCACGCGCTGGTCGACGCGCTGCACACTGCCTTCCTCGATCTCGCCAACGACGACGCGGTCCGCGTCATCGTTCTGGCCGGCGCCGGCAAGCATTTCTGCGCGGGTCACGACCTCACCGAATCGATTGCCGCAGCCAAGGATCCGGCCTCGAAACGCGAAGCGAACATCGCCGCGAGCGAAATGGTCATGGCGATCAACCGGTGTCCGAAACCGGTCATTGCGCGCATCCAGGGCGTGGCCACGGCGGCGGGTTGCCAGCTTGCGGCCAGTTGCGACCTAGTATTCGCCTCGACCGCGGCCAAGTTCGCGACACCAGGCGTCAACATTGGGCTGTGGTGCCTCGCCCCGCAGGTTGCAGTGAGCCGGGCGATCGCCCCCAAGCATGCGATGCAAATGCTGCTCACCGGCAAGATGATCGACGCCGACACCGCGGTCCGCTTTGGCCTGGTCAACGAAGCGGTCGCGCCGGAGGCGCTCGATGAGCGCATCCTCGAAATCGCCCGCGAAATAGCGTCGAAATCGAGCGGTGCCGTGGCCATGGGCAAGGAGAGCTTCTACAGACAGCTTGCGATGGATGTTCCCGAGGCCTACGCCATGGTCGACGAACTGATCTACCGCGCGATCCAAACGGAGGATGCGCAGGAAGGCATCTCGGCCTTCCTTGAAAAACGCCAACCGGTATGGAAGGGAAGGAACGCATGA
- a CDS encoding GNAT family N-acetyltransferase, whose amino-acid sequence MPDIDLSEYERSVHVRRLRAGDYDAVRAVQQKAFQTIDPWTKEEFESQLRTFPAGQLGVEYDDDLVGVSASLIVVGDEAQTAHEFEDISDEGSIRNHRQDGDYLYGIDIAIDPEFQGKRLARRLYDARKDICRRQNLKGMIIGGRIPGYSAHADAMSPEDYAERVEQRLLDDPVLNAQLANGFRVRRIMHGYMPEDVQSAGHATLMEWTNPEYRQPDMAGSRTARLCVVQYEMRQILSFGDFARQCEFFVSAGSDYRSDFVLFPELLTTQLLPLVGHARGYEAARAIAAYTPDYLDLFTDLAIRYNVNIVGGTHLTVEDDATYNVAYLFGRNGSIDRQYKIHVTPSEASHWGVTGGDTVQVFDTDRGKVAILICYDIEFPELARIAVHKGAELIFVPSNTDMRSGHLRVSRCAMARCIENHIYVAQAGAIGNLPSLDAAEVHYAQSAIYTPSDIAFDRDGIAAECTPNTEMVIVHDLNLDTLARHRFEGTTRNWDDRRTDLYRLHVRDGNAEI is encoded by the coding sequence ATGCCGGATATAGACCTAAGTGAATATGAGCGTTCGGTGCACGTGCGCCGGCTGCGCGCCGGCGACTACGACGCTGTTCGCGCCGTCCAGCAAAAGGCGTTTCAGACGATCGATCCGTGGACGAAGGAAGAATTCGAAAGCCAGCTCCGTACCTTTCCGGCCGGCCAGTTGGGGGTGGAGTACGACGACGACCTTGTCGGCGTGTCGGCGAGCCTGATTGTCGTTGGCGACGAGGCCCAGACCGCGCACGAATTCGAAGACATCTCCGACGAGGGATCTATCCGTAACCACCGCCAGGACGGCGATTACCTTTATGGAATCGACATTGCGATCGACCCGGAATTCCAGGGGAAGCGCCTCGCCCGGCGGCTTTACGATGCGCGCAAGGATATATGCCGCCGGCAAAACCTGAAGGGCATGATCATTGGCGGTCGGATCCCCGGCTACAGCGCTCACGCGGATGCTATGTCGCCGGAGGACTATGCCGAGCGCGTGGAGCAACGCCTTCTCGACGATCCGGTGCTCAACGCGCAACTTGCCAATGGGTTTCGCGTCCGACGGATCATGCACGGCTATATGCCAGAGGACGTGCAGTCGGCCGGGCACGCGACACTTATGGAATGGACCAATCCGGAATATCGCCAGCCGGATATGGCGGGCAGCCGGACTGCGCGGCTTTGCGTCGTGCAGTATGAAATGCGCCAGATATTGTCCTTTGGCGATTTCGCCCGCCAGTGCGAATTTTTTGTCAGCGCCGGTTCTGACTATCGCAGCGATTTTGTTCTCTTTCCCGAACTCCTGACCACGCAACTCCTTCCCCTCGTCGGCCACGCCCGGGGATACGAGGCGGCCAGGGCGATCGCGGCCTACACCCCGGATTATCTCGATCTCTTTACCGACCTCGCCATCCGCTACAACGTCAACATCGTCGGCGGTACCCACCTAACGGTCGAAGACGATGCCACCTACAACGTGGCCTACCTGTTCGGTCGCAACGGCAGTATCGACCGGCAGTACAAGATCCACGTCACGCCGAGCGAGGCAAGCCATTGGGGTGTCACCGGTGGCGACACCGTCCAGGTCTTCGATACCGACCGCGGCAAGGTGGCGATCTTGATCTGCTACGACATAGAATTTCCGGAACTTGCCCGTATCGCCGTTCACAAAGGTGCGGAGCTGATCTTCGTTCCGTCCAATACCGACATGCGCTCGGGCCATTTACGGGTCAGCCGGTGCGCCATGGCCCGGTGTATCGAGAACCACATTTACGTCGCGCAAGCTGGAGCGATCGGTAACCTACCCTCGCTCGACGCGGCCGAAGTGCACTATGCGCAGTCGGCAATCTATACGCCGTCGGACATCGCCTTCGACCGCGACGGCATCGCGGCCGAATGTACGCCCAACACCGAAATGGTGATCGTGCACGACCTCAACCTCGACACCCTCGCGCGCCACCGCTTCGAGGGCACCACCCGCAACTGGGACGACCGCCGCACCGACCTATACCGTCTGCATGTGCGCGACGGTAACGCGGAAATCTAG
- a CDS encoding VOC family protein, with amino-acid sequence MITGGLFEVGHGIRDPVAALRYWAAFGFRAGAVGRLDAVAAKKLYGVASALRSVRLQHLDADHGLIRLMHWERPGGEGLGMAPFRTLGARWVTTLTDDAYGILNHCELLWRSGAPIWIMEPVFSPSHYLGQDGFEPFGGPVPGLREGAFITPDARHVFLQRFGFTRPNYGRTNPDSLLKASQNIHAGLIMQDDSGAKRRFYSETLGLTCGPEATVTHEKALVSRSVVDLEPGEPQRVTDIDDIGPAANPIDGRSGRLKLFRFDDAKSITDLREVSRPGSLGPSLYTWRARDLPALRDRVAAGGGNAVTPILSDEFGSPAFSFVAPDGYFWTIVGV; translated from the coding sequence ATGATCACCGGCGGTTTGTTCGAGGTCGGCCACGGCATCCGCGATCCCGTCGCGGCGTTGCGCTATTGGGCGGCCTTCGGCTTTCGTGCGGGCGCGGTGGGCCGGCTCGACGCCGTGGCAGCCAAGAAACTCTACGGCGTGGCCTCGGCCCTGCGCTCGGTTCGGCTCCAGCACCTTGACGCGGACCACGGTCTGATCCGCTTGATGCACTGGGAAAGACCTGGCGGCGAAGGGCTTGGCATGGCGCCGTTTCGCACGCTGGGCGCGCGGTGGGTAACGACTTTGACCGACGACGCCTACGGCATCCTCAATCACTGTGAACTGTTGTGGCGGAGCGGTGCGCCGATTTGGATCATGGAACCGGTCTTTTCGCCGAGCCACTATCTCGGACAAGACGGCTTCGAACCGTTCGGCGGACCGGTGCCGGGTCTGCGCGAAGGTGCCTTCATCACGCCGGACGCGCGGCATGTGTTCTTGCAACGGTTCGGGTTTACCCGGCCGAACTACGGCCGCACCAATCCCGATTCGCTGTTGAAGGCAAGCCAAAATATCCACGCCGGTTTGATCATGCAGGATGACAGCGGCGCCAAACGCCGTTTCTACAGCGAGACCTTGGGTCTGACGTGCGGGCCAGAGGCTACCGTGACGCACGAAAAGGCGCTGGTCAGCCGCTCGGTCGTGGATCTCGAGCCGGGCGAGCCCCAGCGGGTTACCGACATCGACGACATCGGCCCCGCTGCCAACCCCATCGACGGGCGGTCCGGTCGCCTGAAGCTGTTTCGCTTCGATGACGCCAAATCGATTACCGACCTGCGCGAAGTGTCGCGGCCGGGCTCTCTCGGGCCGAGCCTCTATACCTGGCGGGCGCGCGACCTGCCCGCGCTCCGGGACCGTGTCGCAGCCGGCGGCGGAAATGCGGTGACCCCGATTCTCAGCGACGAGTTCGGTAGCCCGGCTTTCTCGTTCGTGGCCCCGGACGGGTATTTCTGGACGATCGTCGGCGTGTGA
- a CDS encoding alpha/beta hydrolase — translation MSATRDAVTSAFRRPAKSGFIDNTRGFRQHYLDWPGTEPPVILLHPKRSNARHWDHMVDAMTRPNRVLALDARGHGLSDYPKDGYRVPELGADVVAFLDALGVMRAYFVGGATGGNLCIWLAANHPARVAGIAVVDPGMSVPKHIAAEVIRQTKEEHNFPDFETAKASMHFQELWRPEVRDHYAAHSFRERDDGRWEWRYAAEPARQIAHSLDADPVWDMAPMVACPTVLVRGATSAVFTEAHMERLVGLIPQARVVHLKNAEHTPAQENPEGMAAEVDALIAAT, via the coding sequence ATGAGCGCGACGAGGGATGCAGTGACGTCGGCGTTCCGTCGGCCGGCAAAATCGGGATTCATCGACAACACCCGGGGTTTTCGCCAGCACTATTTGGATTGGCCGGGGACCGAACCGCCTGTCATCCTCCTGCACCCTAAGCGGAGCAACGCCCGTCACTGGGATCACATGGTCGATGCGATGACGCGCCCCAACCGGGTGCTTGCACTCGATGCACGCGGTCATGGCCTCAGCGACTATCCCAAGGATGGTTACCGCGTCCCCGAACTTGGTGCCGATGTCGTTGCATTCCTCGATGCGCTTGGCGTTATGCGCGCCTATTTCGTGGGCGGCGCGACAGGCGGCAACCTATGCATTTGGCTTGCGGCCAATCATCCCGCCCGCGTCGCCGGTATTGCTGTGGTCGATCCCGGCATGTCCGTACCCAAACACATCGCCGCCGAGGTGATTCGGCAGACTAAGGAAGAGCACAACTTTCCCGACTTCGAAACCGCTAAGGCCTCGATGCACTTTCAGGAGTTGTGGCGGCCCGAGGTGCGCGATCACTACGCCGCACACAGCTTCCGCGAGCGCGACGACGGTCGCTGGGAGTGGCGTTATGCCGCCGAACCGGCCCGCCAAATCGCCCATTCGCTGGACGCCGATCCCGTGTGGGACATGGCACCGATGGTCGCGTGCCCGACCGTATTGGTGCGCGGCGCGACCTCGGCGGTCTTCACTGAAGCCCACATGGAGCGCCTAGTCGGCCTGATCCCCCAGGCCCGGGTGGTCCACCTCAAGAACGCCGAGCACACGCCCGCGCAGGAGAACCCCGAGGGCATGGCGGCCGAGGTGGATGCTCTGATCGCCGCCACCTAA
- a CDS encoding MarC family protein codes for MIEIAFVAFTTVFAAVGPVEVALLLPALTPNATAAARRRMAIKGTVVATVILLVLAAFGNAALAIMGITLPALQIAGGILLLILAIDMVFARHSGFTATTVDESNEAAAKADISVFPLATPLIAGPGAMGAVILLIGRAGQEWKEIAVVVGAIVGVMLLTLLMLLAASGLRRVLGLTGLNVVTRVFGVALAALAVQFMVDGIRASSIFGA; via the coding sequence ATGATTGAGATCGCCTTCGTCGCTTTCACTACCGTTTTTGCCGCTGTCGGACCGGTCGAGGTTGCCTTGCTCCTGCCCGCGCTAACCCCGAACGCGACGGCGGCAGCGCGGCGGCGGATGGCAATCAAGGGAACCGTCGTGGCGACGGTAATCTTGCTGGTGCTCGCCGCGTTCGGCAATGCCGCGCTAGCAATCATGGGCATTACCCTTCCAGCCTTGCAAATCGCCGGCGGCATTCTGCTGCTCATTCTGGCGATCGACATGGTCTTCGCGCGGCATTCCGGGTTTACCGCCACGACCGTCGATGAGAGCAACGAGGCCGCCGCAAAGGCCGATATTTCAGTTTTTCCCCTGGCAACCCCGTTGATCGCCGGGCCGGGCGCCATGGGCGCCGTGATTCTCCTGATCGGTCGCGCCGGGCAGGAGTGGAAAGAGATCGCAGTCGTCGTCGGTGCGATCGTCGGTGTGATGCTGCTGACCCTCTTGATGCTGTTGGCGGCCAGTGGCTTACGCCGGGTTCTCGGCTTGACCGGCCTGAACGTCGTCACCCGGGTGTTCGGCGTCGCGCTTGCGGCGTTGGCCGTCCAGTTCATGGTCGACGGCATTCGGGCCTCGTCGATCTTCGGCGCCTAG